The proteins below come from a single Caenibius sp. WL genomic window:
- a CDS encoding radical SAM protein, translating into MWPYLPVLLDRPVPRYTSFPTAAEFADDIGPADHIAALRAVSGDVSLYIHIPFCEAICWYCACNTGAANRRQRLASYLDALRREIRLVARNLAPEVRVRRIAFGGGSPNAIAPVDFVRLFDELVLRFPLVEPVVSIELDPRSLVEEWEPVVRGIGATHASMGVQTFAPHLQAAIGREQPMQMIARSTAILRQAGITSLNFDLMYGLPGQKDVDLAETLAQAAAMGADRIALFGYAHVPHLIARQRRIDATALPDKAARFAMAQDGYRQLVEAGYRPVGFDHFALPGDPLAQAAVGGRLHRNFQGFTDDAAPVLIGLGASAISQFPGLLVQNEKNSGRYRMMISQEGLPSALGIRRTADDRRRGTVIEGLLCHGRAGVPPALAHQAAPGLAPYCDAGLCAFADGELVIAPGGLPYARSIAAQFDPYRQQSPRQFSSAI; encoded by the coding sequence ATGTGGCCTTATCTTCCTGTTCTGCTCGACCGGCCGGTGCCGCGCTACACCAGCTTCCCGACCGCGGCCGAATTTGCCGACGATATCGGGCCCGCCGATCATATCGCGGCGCTGAGAGCGGTTTCGGGCGATGTCTCGCTCTATATCCATATCCCGTTCTGTGAAGCGATTTGCTGGTATTGCGCGTGCAACACCGGCGCGGCGAACCGGCGGCAGCGGCTGGCCAGCTATCTCGATGCGCTGCGCCGGGAAATCCGGCTGGTGGCGCGCAATCTGGCGCCCGAGGTGCGCGTGCGCCGGATCGCGTTCGGCGGGGGCAGCCCCAACGCCATCGCGCCGGTCGATTTCGTCCGTCTGTTCGACGAACTGGTGCTGCGTTTCCCTCTGGTTGAGCCGGTTGTTTCGATCGAGCTCGATCCTCGCTCGCTGGTGGAGGAATGGGAACCGGTCGTGCGGGGTATCGGGGCCACTCATGCCAGTATGGGGGTGCAGACTTTCGCACCGCACTTGCAGGCGGCTATCGGGCGGGAACAGCCCATGCAGATGATCGCGCGCAGCACCGCCATCCTGCGGCAGGCGGGGATCACATCGCTCAATTTCGATCTGATGTATGGCCTGCCGGGGCAGAAAGATGTCGATCTGGCCGAAACACTGGCGCAGGCGGCGGCGATGGGGGCGGACCGGATTGCGCTGTTCGGCTATGCCCATGTGCCGCACCTGATCGCGCGCCAGCGGCGGATCGATGCCACGGCGCTGCCGGACAAGGCGGCACGTTTCGCCATGGCGCAGGACGGCTATCGCCAACTGGTGGAGGCCGGGTATCGCCCCGTGGGCTTTGACCATTTCGCCTTGCCCGGCGATCCGCTGGCACAGGCGGCCGTGGGTGGGCGGCTGCACCGCAATTTCCAGGGCTTCACCGATGATGCCGCGCCGGTGCTGATCGGTCTCGGGGCCTCCGCGATCAGCCAGTTTCCCGGCCTGCTGGTGCAGAACGAGAAGAACAGCGGCCGCTATCGCATGATGATCTCACAGGAAGGGCTGCCCTCGGCGCTGGGTATCCGCCGCACGGCGGACGACCGCCGCCGGGGTACGGTTATCGAGGGGCTGCTATGCCATGGGCGGGCGGGGGTTCCCCCCGCGCTGGCTCACCAAGCCGCGCCGGGGCTGGCCCCCTATTGCGATGCGGGGCTGTGCGCCTTTGCCGATGGCGAACTGGTGATCGCACCGGGCGGTCTGCCCTATGCCCGGTCGATCGCGGCGCAGTTCGATCCCTATCGCCAGCAATCCCCGCGCCAGTTCAGTTCGGCGATCTGA
- a CDS encoding DUF2827 family protein encodes MAVKGKTQLKVGITIASAQDAQALLWANGLSQNIVYLALLLQRLPIVGEVALVCDAPSHAVADGYGLPLWGVEYAAAHCDVVIELGSRSFGAPQVERLRAHGGKIVSFVAGNVMAFNFETLAHGKGAGEILVKHQFDAAWLLPQHWHMCRSYCATVGSPNVHEIPVLWDPVFLNQTAALLRKNIFWRAPESGKYTLGCFDPNINALKTFHFPLLVAEEAYRADKSRIEKLLLFSAMHLKDTRHVTEMILATDIGKDGRISLEERHPLARVMGNYVHAVVTHQWENKCNYLYYEVLYLGWPLIHNAPSLRDAGYYYEQFDPQGGGQVLQEALQGHPEIRVRQRDAIREALWNVSIDNPANQDRYSDLLLQVMG; translated from the coding sequence ATGGCGGTTAAAGGCAAGACACAGCTCAAAGTCGGGATTACGATCGCGTCCGCGCAGGATGCCCAGGCCTTGCTGTGGGCCAACGGTCTCAGCCAGAATATCGTCTATCTCGCGCTGTTGTTGCAGCGCCTGCCGATCGTCGGCGAAGTGGCGCTGGTCTGCGATGCCCCCTCGCATGCGGTGGCCGATGGTTATGGTCTGCCGCTGTGGGGCGTGGAATATGCCGCCGCGCATTGCGATGTGGTGATCGAACTGGGCTCACGCTCATTCGGCGCGCCGCAAGTGGAGCGGTTGCGCGCGCATGGCGGCAAGATCGTCAGCTTCGTCGCGGGCAATGTCATGGCGTTCAATTTCGAAACGCTGGCTCATGGCAAGGGCGCGGGGGAAATCCTCGTCAAGCATCAGTTCGATGCCGCGTGGCTGCTGCCGCAGCACTGGCATATGTGCCGATCCTATTGCGCGACGGTCGGGTCGCCCAATGTCCACGAAATTCCCGTGCTGTGGGACCCGGTCTTTCTCAACCAGACCGCCGCGCTGCTGCGCAAGAACATCTTCTGGCGGGCACCGGAAAGCGGCAAATACACGTTGGGCTGCTTCGATCCCAATATCAACGCGCTCAAGACTTTCCATTTCCCCCTGCTGGTGGCGGAAGAAGCCTATCGCGCCGACAAGAGCCGGATCGAAAAACTGCTGTTGTTCTCCGCCATGCATCTGAAGGACACACGCCACGTTACCGAGATGATCCTCGCCACCGACATCGGCAAGGACGGCCGCATTTCGTTGGAGGAACGGCATCCGCTGGCGCGGGTAATGGGCAATTATGTGCACGCGGTGGTGACCCACCAGTGGGAAAACAAATGCAACTACCTCTATTATGAAGTGCTCTATCTCGGCTGGCCGCTGATCCACAATGCGCCGAGCTTGCGCGATGCGGGCTACTATTACGAACAGTTCGATCCGCAAGGCGGCGGCCAGGTGTTGCAGGAGGCTTTGCAAGGCCATCCTGAAATCCGTGTCCGCCAACGCGATGCCATTCGTGAAGCCTTGTGGAATGTCAGTATCGACAACCCGGCCAATCAGGACCGCTACAGCGATCTGTTGTTGCAGGTGATGGGGTAA
- a CDS encoding DUF2827 family protein gives MVKRYNIAISMDFMDAAFGGIFTNGLRQNNIFLYRMFKASKNCANVWLLNVGAPDYTFPEGTLGLDAGAIVRFDQIKDDLDYLIVVGTRPGPEQVKHLRDRGCKIIFYKGGNSAILSMEAMADAEVDKYGEFYFDREFYDTLWMTPQHIRSYAGWARTMYRVDVHEVPQVWDSSMLELQDETTRGGFGYRKKKPGEKWKVGVTDPNITVMKTVHMPALVCETAYRKRPAAFEKIYITNSLQFMQNAHFISFMEALSATRDGVMSVEQRFMLYDFLAKHVQVIVTHHWENGLNYLYYEVLYGNYPLIHNSEFLKDYGYYYKDFDAEDGARALLTAFKEHDRSLKAYSARNAELFARLDPQSAENIRLHEKLMFAL, from the coding sequence ATGGTAAAGCGTTATAACATCGCCATTTCGATGGATTTCATGGATGCGGCTTTCGGCGGCATTTTCACCAACGGGCTGCGGCAGAACAACATTTTTCTCTATCGCATGTTCAAGGCGTCGAAGAACTGCGCCAATGTCTGGCTGCTCAATGTCGGGGCGCCCGATTACACTTTTCCCGAAGGGACGCTGGGCCTGGATGCGGGGGCTATCGTCCGCTTCGATCAGATCAAGGACGATCTCGACTATCTGATCGTGGTCGGCACGCGGCCCGGCCCCGAACAGGTGAAGCACCTGCGTGATCGGGGCTGCAAGATCATCTTCTACAAAGGCGGCAACAGCGCGATCCTGTCGATGGAAGCGATGGCCGATGCCGAAGTCGACAAGTATGGCGAATTCTATTTCGACCGCGAATTCTACGATACCTTGTGGATGACGCCGCAGCATATCCGCAGCTATGCCGGCTGGGCGCGGACGATGTATCGGGTCGATGTCCACGAAGTGCCGCAAGTGTGGGATTCGAGCATGCTCGAACTGCAGGACGAGACCACGCGCGGCGGGTTCGGTTATCGCAAGAAGAAGCCGGGCGAAAAATGGAAAGTCGGTGTCACCGATCCGAACATCACCGTGATGAAGACGGTGCACATGCCCGCGCTGGTGTGCGAAACGGCCTATCGCAAGCGCCCGGCCGCGTTCGAGAAGATCTATATCACCAATTCGCTGCAGTTCATGCAGAACGCCCATTTCATCAGCTTCATGGAAGCGCTGTCGGCCACGCGCGATGGGGTGATGAGTGTCGAGCAACGCTTCATGCTTTACGACTTCCTTGCCAAGCATGTGCAGGTGATCGTCACTCACCATTGGGAAAACGGGCTCAATTACCTCTATTACGAAGTGCTCTACGGCAATTATCCGCTGATCCACAATTCCGAGTTTCTCAAGGATTACGGATATTATTACAAAGACTTCGATGCCGAAGATGGGGCACGCGCCCTGTTAACTGCATTCAAGGAGCATGACCGTTCGCTGAAAGCTTATAGTGCGCGGAATGCTGAGCTGTTCGCCCGGCTCGATCCGCAATCGGCGGAGAATATTCGCCTGCACGAGAAACTGATGTTCGCCCTTTGA
- a CDS encoding NAD-dependent succinate-semialdehyde dehydrogenase, protein MPTQINPATGETGKVFPELDAQGIEAALADAERAYRLWRTSGLAERTALLGSIADQFDTRRDELAAAATFEMGKPLEQARAEVAKCATAFRYYAEHGPAQLAPLEYAMPHGRAVGHWLPQGPVLAVMPWNFPYWQAVRFIAPAIMAGNVGLLKHASLTPECAALLEDVVLAAGAPRGLFRNLHIPSSRVENILADPRVVAATLTGSEGAGAKVAEAAGRHLKKVVLELGGSDPFIVMPSADVEKAAQVAVQARLQNAGQSCICAKRMIVDAEVYGVFMECFMAEMRGYRVGDPLDEATQMGPLSSIKARDDMVRQIARAEHGGARRIMGGEVPDRAGAWLMPAILTDLPRDAEVTREEFFGPVAMVFKVHGLDEAIALANDVPFGLGSSVWTNDPAEETRFIHEIEAGMTAINRMVVSDPHVPFGGIKRSGHGRELSAVGLHEFMNLKSVML, encoded by the coding sequence ATGCCAACGCAGATCAATCCCGCCACGGGCGAAACCGGCAAAGTCTTCCCGGAGCTTGACGCGCAGGGAATAGAGGCCGCGTTGGCCGACGCGGAGCGGGCCTATCGCCTGTGGCGAACCAGCGGTCTGGCCGAGCGCACGGCGCTGCTGGGCAGCATTGCCGACCAGTTTGATACGCGGCGCGACGAACTGGCCGCTGCCGCCACGTTCGAAATGGGCAAGCCGCTGGAGCAGGCGCGTGCCGAGGTGGCCAAATGCGCCACGGCGTTCCGCTACTATGCCGAACATGGCCCCGCGCAACTGGCGCCGCTGGAATATGCCATGCCGCATGGGCGGGCCGTGGGGCACTGGTTGCCGCAGGGGCCGGTGCTGGCGGTGATGCCGTGGAATTTCCCTTATTGGCAGGCGGTGCGCTTCATCGCGCCCGCGATCATGGCGGGCAATGTCGGCCTGCTGAAACATGCCAGTTTGACGCCTGAATGCGCGGCTCTGCTGGAGGATGTGGTTCTGGCCGCTGGGGCGCCGCGCGGGCTGTTCCGCAATCTGCATATCCCGTCGAGCCGGGTGGAGAACATTCTGGCCGATCCCCGGGTCGTTGCCGCCACGCTCACCGGCAGCGAAGGGGCGGGGGCCAAAGTGGCGGAAGCGGCCGGGCGCCATCTCAAGAAAGTCGTGCTCGAACTGGGCGGCTCGGACCCGTTCATTGTCATGCCCAGCGCCGATGTGGAAAAGGCGGCGCAGGTGGCGGTGCAGGCGCGGCTGCAGAATGCCGGGCAATCGTGCATCTGCGCGAAGCGGATGATTGTCGATGCCGAGGTCTACGGCGTGTTCATGGAATGCTTCATGGCGGAAATGCGCGGTTATCGCGTGGGCGACCCGCTGGACGAGGCGACGCAGATGGGGCCGCTGTCCAGCATCAAGGCGCGTGACGATATGGTGCGGCAGATTGCCCGGGCCGAACATGGCGGCGCGCGCCGGATCATGGGCGGGGAAGTGCCCGACCGTGCCGGGGCGTGGCTGATGCCCGCGATCCTGACCGATCTGCCGCGCGATGCTGAGGTGACGCGGGAAGAGTTCTTCGGGCCGGTGGCGATGGTGTTCAAAGTGCATGGCCTTGATGAGGCCATTGCGCTGGCCAACGATGTGCCTTTCGGCCTCGGCTCCAGTGTCTGGACCAACGATCCGGCGGAGGAGACGCGCTTCATTCATGAGATCGAGGCAGGGATGACGGCCATCAACCGGATGGTTGTGTCCGATCCGCATGTCCCGTTCGGCGGGATCAAGCGTTCCGGGCATGGGCGTGAATTGAGCGCGGTAGGCCTGCATGAATTCATGAATCTGAAGAGCGTGATGCTTTGA